The following are from one region of the Paenibacillus protaetiae genome:
- a CDS encoding LiaF transmembrane domain-containing protein yields MNSKKLLSTVLVIIGAIILLDFVGIHLGGIIRGIIGFLVPFIFIAFGVVAWRYNRRGLAVVLVVIGAFILLGKLSGLITLLVAIGLIVWGLSMFRGKRGR; encoded by the coding sequence ATGAATAGTAAAAAGTTACTTAGCACAGTACTCGTAATCATCGGTGCCATTATCCTTTTGGACTTTGTAGGAATACATCTTGGTGGGATAATCCGCGGCATCATCGGGTTCCTCGTACCATTTATATTTATCGCATTTGGGGTTGTCGCATGGCGCTATAACAGAAGAGGCCTTGCAGTTGTGTTAGTCGTCATCGGCGCTTTTATTCTGTTAGGAAAGCTGTCGGGCCTTATTACACTGCTTGTTGCCATCGGGCTGATTGTTTGGGGCTTATCGATGTTTAGAGGTAAGCGCGGGCGCTAA
- a CDS encoding PspC domain-containing protein, translating into MFFGICGGLSDMLNVDVTLVRLLMIVLALISSGALILVYILAGIVIPKDPYSGFGPGGYDDYYDGYGHQHGGFRKGGPQNFGGGFGGNGSFGGGSGSGSHRSYGGAYKNPPQDAGQFSSDQFDNMMDDLEKKALRREIEELKAKLAKYEKGEF; encoded by the coding sequence ATGTTTTTCGGGATATGCGGCGGCTTATCGGATATGTTGAATGTAGATGTTACGCTGGTGCGGCTTCTGATGATCGTCCTGGCTTTGATTAGCAGCGGGGCTCTCATTTTGGTATATATCTTGGCCGGAATCGTGATTCCAAAAGATCCTTATTCAGGTTTTGGGCCAGGCGGTTACGATGACTATTATGACGGCTACGGCCATCAACATGGCGGTTTTCGTAAAGGCGGACCGCAAAACTTTGGCGGCGGCTTTGGCGGAAACGGCAGCTTTGGCGGCGGTTCCGGCAGCGGTTCTCATCGCAGCTACGGCGGCGCGTATAAAAACCCTCCGCAGGATGCGGGCCAATTCAGCTCCGATCAGTTCGACAACATGATGGACGATTTGGAGAAGAAGGCGCTCCGCAGAGAAATTGAAGAGTTAAAAGCAAAATTGGCTAAATACGAGAAGGGAGAGTTTTAA
- a CDS encoding PspA/IM30 family protein, whose translation MSIMRRVRDITVATLNERLEKAEDPVKLIDQFLWSTREEIIQAERLYQQYTTHSQYLKAQWLQAEQQREKREQQAVTALKAGEEQMARIALQEKVSSEERANQYRELYDQSRQDTLELEEQLREMRSEYQMVYDKREFYAARMESLRLQQRLNSRYGNQGEFGSAPNSMFRKIDDRITDMEHEARSLRDVRRMGQEFISELGNTVQSAIEREMEQLKRRLEKEGWKS comes from the coding sequence ATGAGTATTATGCGGCGTGTACGCGATATAACAGTCGCCACATTAAATGAACGTTTGGAAAAAGCAGAGGATCCGGTAAAACTGATTGATCAGTTTTTATGGTCGACCAGGGAAGAAATTATTCAAGCAGAACGCCTGTACCAGCAATACACAACACATAGCCAGTATCTGAAAGCGCAATGGCTGCAGGCGGAGCAGCAGCGGGAAAAAAGAGAGCAGCAAGCGGTAACAGCCCTAAAAGCCGGTGAAGAGCAAATGGCTCGAATCGCGCTGCAAGAGAAAGTAAGCAGCGAGGAACGCGCAAATCAATACCGCGAGCTGTACGATCAAAGCAGGCAGGATACGCTGGAGCTGGAGGAACAGCTTCGCGAGATGCGCAGCGAATACCAGATGGTGTATGACAAAAGGGAATTTTACGCAGCGCGCATGGAATCTCTCAGACTTCAGCAGCGTCTGAACTCCCGCTACGGCAATCAAGGCGAATTTGGCTCTGCGCCAAACTCCATGTTTAGAAAAATTGATGACCGTATTACCGATATGGAGCATGAAGCAAGAAGCTTGCGTGATGTACGGCGAATGGGCCAGGAGTTTATATCCGAGCTCGGCAATACCGTGCAATCGGCAATTGAGCGGGAAATGGAGCAGCTTAAGCGCAGGCTTGAGAAGGAAGGTTGGAAATCTTGA